The Pseudomonadota bacterium genome has a window encoding:
- the rng gene encoding ribonuclease G — translation MVAKEVLVNVAPRETRAALLENGLLHEVFIERASHRGLVSNIYKGRVSRVLPGMQAAFIDIGLERTAFLHASDIAPPELDEDGIESPRAESIRELVSEGREILVQVLKDPIGTKGARLTTYITIPSRYLVYLPKGQGIGVSSRIEDETERQRLREVVGDLINVSGEREQLGGYIVRTVGEGASVESLRADMLFLRRLWGLISQRAIETAPGELVHEDLPLASRLLRDCLGTEMERVLVDDESAYGRMVSFTRTFAPELSERIEYYDGPRPIFDLYGVEDELERALDRRVSLKSGGHLVIDQTEAMTTVDVNTGAYVGHRNLEETIFRTNLEASESLARQLRLRNLGGIIIVDFIDMLDEEHKRQVMHSLERHLSTDNARTQICEVSPLGLVEMTRKRTRESLEHLLCAACPTCDGKGRIKTAQTVCYEIFREIARQSNSFDFQKIMLLASAEVIEVLLDEESAALASLEEGTGRPIRLQQEDSYARDQYDVVLM, via the coding sequence GTGGTTGCGAAGGAGGTGCTGGTCAACGTTGCGCCGCGTGAGACCCGTGCAGCCCTACTCGAGAACGGGTTGCTGCACGAGGTGTTCATCGAGCGCGCAAGCCACCGCGGCTTGGTGAGCAATATCTACAAGGGGCGCGTCTCGCGTGTGCTGCCGGGGATGCAGGCGGCGTTCATCGATATTGGACTCGAGCGCACAGCCTTTCTTCACGCCTCCGACATCGCGCCGCCGGAATTGGATGAGGACGGTATCGAGAGTCCCCGCGCTGAGAGCATCCGCGAGCTGGTTAGCGAGGGGCGAGAGATCCTGGTGCAAGTGCTAAAGGATCCGATCGGTACGAAGGGTGCGCGCCTGACCACGTACATCACCATACCGTCTCGCTATCTTGTATATCTGCCCAAGGGCCAGGGGATCGGGGTGTCCTCGCGCATCGAGGATGAGACCGAGCGTCAGCGCTTGCGCGAAGTGGTAGGCGATCTCATTAACGTCTCAGGCGAGCGCGAGCAGCTCGGTGGTTACATCGTCCGGACCGTTGGCGAAGGGGCGAGCGTCGAGTCCCTGAGGGCGGATATGCTATTTCTGCGTCGCCTGTGGGGCTTGATCTCGCAGCGAGCGATCGAGACCGCACCCGGCGAGCTCGTGCACGAGGATCTGCCTCTCGCTTCCAGATTGCTAAGGGATTGTCTAGGAACGGAGATGGAGCGAGTGCTGGTGGATGACGAGTCTGCGTATGGGCGGATGGTCAGCTTTACCCGCACCTTTGCCCCTGAGCTCAGCGAGCGCATCGAGTATTACGATGGGCCGCGCCCGATCTTTGATCTGTATGGAGTAGAAGACGAGCTGGAGCGAGCTCTCGATCGACGTGTCTCCCTGAAAAGTGGCGGACATCTAGTGATCGACCAGACGGAGGCGATGACTACCGTCGATGTCAATACGGGTGCCTACGTCGGGCATCGTAACCTTGAAGAGACGATCTTCCGCACCAATCTCGAAGCCAGCGAATCCCTCGCCCGACAGCTGCGCCTGCGCAATCTCGGCGGCATCATCATCGTGGACTTCATCGACATGCTGGATGAGGAGCACAAGCGCCAGGTGATGCACTCGCTCGAGCGCCATTTGAGCACGGACAATGCGCGTACCCAGATCTGTGAGGTCTCGCCCCTCGGTTTGGTCGAGATGACCCGTAAGCGCACGCGGGAAAGCCTGGAACACTTGCTGTGTGCGGCGTGTCCAACCTGTGACGGAAAGGGACGGATCAAGACTGCCCAGACCGTGTGCTACGAGATATTTCGTGAAATCGCCCGCCAGTCGAATAGCTTCGACTTCCAAAAGATCATGCTGCTGGCGAGCGCCGAGGTGATCGAGGTGCTATTGGACGAGGAATCTGCCGCTCTTGCATCGCTTGAGGAAGGGACCGGGCGTCCCATTCGCTTGCAGCAAGAGGATAGCTACGCGCGGGACCAGTACGATGTCGTGCTCATGTAG
- a CDS encoding YhdP family protein — MSEAATHSPGEPLRKGRGPVARVFGLLMRTVAGLVIGLALLVGVFRLALPLAPAYHAQIERWAGQALGVRVILSELDARWPLLSGPELIFEDAALWSPDGEALLLSAERGSVALDLMELVTNFSVQPGDVLLQGVVIDVEHRSDEGGWQVLGRAVAATAQRSDQAPPQRPRGAQALPRGRLEIDDATIVVTDDRNDPEAGPTRISGVHLDFAHERGSLFLEGALQAPGEGGEVSFSVEGRDLDQAAPEGRWQFFLSGTRVDLGAIGATVGLRPTALHGIGSITMWASRARGRIEQASLTVELDDLLLAGDGDHAVQYDRLAGRFNLTAEADGWALLGRDVELARNGHRWPKSSFSVELDGDGVRAARADYLRIDDLLPLANLALSLDPAERSPLRGQVLSMEPRGELSALRFERETPDGPMVVAKFDGLAVTVSEERPGVSGVTGSLNIRGSEGSLTLDAEALVIEVPRLFRQALPPMASRGTFTWSTDSEGERTLTVPDLALSSPAFNVEGKAEVRLPRGAVGGDGDGVGPILDLQLAVSDADMAKFRRYVPSLVLAPSVGRWLETSMVSGTMPRASVAFTGPLKAFPFDDGEGEFLVRAQIQDVELAYADAFPHAVDLTGVVAINNVRLDAEGFSGSTAGNSVRTLEVGIKDLRVGVLEYRSRTRGTLAALTDYLRNSPFSPHVEPLEEVRGRGEVLLDFTLPLRKREDATFFAELEAQEGFLKLSGLPMPLERLEGTLRYDRANGLSGEDIRGAVLGGAVGVRLTPLYDQRGKAVTSQLEVRGRFDVAEAVRAMLPAVDGYLEGTTEYVASLRLPQANEDVRSLVIESDLVGALMALPAPLAKPFAEALPTSVEISHAGDGTAGLSLAIGQLLRARVDGTMQAGVLSLERGAVTFGGAPPVLPQARGLDVSGAIDELDLTGWGTVLARVGSGAALDVEGASPRGADVLVLPPLNALGLEIARLQVAGQTLEDMSVALRSGDDRWALDLRSEDVAGEIFVPTQVDSGPFVARFSKLHLPAPPVQAPSSITETTPEAPEQRVAAPTSASPTLDPRRLPALVLEIDDFAWRQLALGRVALELQAVESGVRLPHLTVEAESYRLEGEGEWLARESSKQASSLTLAIGSTDLLSTLERLGFAGSMSASAASLDANFRWTGPPRLALDDGLAGEIAVKIESGQLMNVRPGAGKVFGLMSVAALPRRLELDFRDVFDKGLGFDEISGTFTIADGDAYTDDLQLLGQTADVRISGRTGLVSRDYDQTAVVVANVGSPLPVAGALAGGPVVGAALLIFTELMKEPLKDLSRTEYRITGPWAEPTVQRVALPSARGEAARREADESPVAPRPRGR; from the coding sequence TTGAGCGAAGCAGCTACCCACTCGCCAGGCGAGCCGTTGCGCAAGGGGCGCGGACCGGTCGCTCGGGTGTTCGGCCTGCTGATGCGTACGGTGGCCGGTCTTGTGATCGGCTTGGCCCTGCTGGTTGGCGTGTTTCGCCTCGCCCTGCCGCTGGCGCCCGCCTACCACGCGCAAATCGAGCGCTGGGCGGGGCAGGCTCTCGGCGTGCGTGTAATCCTGAGTGAGCTTGATGCGCGTTGGCCGCTTCTATCGGGACCTGAGCTGATCTTCGAGGACGCGGCCCTTTGGTCGCCCGACGGCGAGGCCCTATTGCTAAGCGCCGAGCGAGGTAGCGTTGCTCTCGACCTCATGGAGCTGGTGACCAACTTCTCCGTGCAACCGGGCGACGTCCTTCTTCAAGGCGTGGTGATCGACGTCGAGCACCGCTCCGACGAGGGCGGCTGGCAGGTGTTGGGGCGGGCTGTGGCGGCCACGGCCCAGCGGTCCGATCAGGCGCCTCCACAGCGACCTCGCGGCGCCCAGGCGCTGCCCCGTGGGCGGCTGGAGATCGACGACGCGACGATCGTCGTGACCGATGATCGAAACGACCCTGAAGCGGGGCCCACCCGGATCTCCGGGGTACATCTGGACTTCGCGCACGAGCGGGGATCCCTGTTCCTCGAGGGTGCCCTGCAGGCGCCCGGTGAGGGTGGCGAGGTCTCCTTTTCGGTGGAAGGGCGCGATCTCGATCAGGCAGCACCTGAGGGACGCTGGCAGTTCTTCCTGAGCGGCACTCGGGTGGATCTCGGCGCCATTGGCGCCACGGTCGGTTTGCGGCCGACCGCACTGCACGGTATCGGCAGCATCACCATGTGGGCGTCGCGTGCCCGTGGACGCATCGAGCAGGCCAGCCTCACCGTGGAGTTGGACGATCTGCTACTTGCCGGGGACGGTGATCATGCGGTGCAGTACGATCGCTTAGCCGGGCGCTTCAACCTGACTGCCGAGGCTGACGGCTGGGCGCTCCTGGGGCGCGATGTGGAGCTGGCCCGAAACGGCCATCGCTGGCCCAAGAGTAGCTTCTCCGTAGAGCTCGATGGGGACGGTGTGCGGGCGGCGCGCGCCGACTATCTGCGCATCGACGATCTACTCCCCCTCGCGAACCTAGCCCTGTCGCTCGATCCTGCGGAGCGTTCGCCGCTCCGCGGCCAAGTCCTGTCGATGGAACCTCGCGGTGAGCTGTCGGCCCTGCGCTTCGAGCGCGAGACCCCTGACGGTCCCATGGTGGTAGCGAAATTCGATGGGCTCGCCGTCACGGTGAGCGAGGAACGTCCTGGGGTCAGCGGAGTGACCGGCTCGCTCAACATACGCGGTAGCGAAGGCAGCTTGACTCTCGATGCGGAGGCGCTGGTCATCGAGGTGCCACGGCTGTTCCGCCAGGCGCTACCGCCCATGGCCTCGAGGGGCACCTTCACCTGGAGCACCGACAGCGAGGGTGAGCGCACGTTGACGGTGCCCGATCTGGCGTTGAGCAGCCCCGCCTTCAACGTGGAGGGCAAGGCTGAGGTGCGCCTACCGCGGGGAGCAGTAGGTGGGGATGGGGATGGGGTAGGCCCGATTCTCGATCTCCAGCTGGCCGTGTCAGACGCGGATATGGCCAAGTTTCGTCGCTACGTGCCGTCTTTGGTGCTGGCGCCGAGCGTCGGCAGGTGGCTGGAGACCTCGATGGTCAGCGGCACCATGCCGAGGGCGAGCGTCGCCTTCACCGGTCCCCTGAAGGCCTTTCCCTTCGACGACGGCGAGGGTGAGTTTCTGGTGCGGGCGCAGATTCAGGATGTGGAGCTGGCCTACGCTGACGCCTTCCCACATGCAGTTGACCTAACGGGTGTGGTAGCAATCAACAACGTTCGGTTGGATGCCGAGGGCTTTTCCGGCAGCACGGCAGGCAATTCGGTGCGCACGCTCGAGGTGGGTATCAAGGATCTGCGCGTTGGCGTTCTCGAGTACCGCAGCCGCACACGAGGCACCCTCGCCGCCCTGACCGACTACCTTCGCAATAGCCCCTTCTCCCCTCACGTAGAGCCGCTGGAGGAGGTGCGTGGTCGCGGCGAGGTGTTGTTGGACTTCACCTTGCCCTTGCGCAAGCGGGAGGACGCCACGTTTTTTGCAGAGCTCGAAGCGCAAGAGGGTTTCCTGAAGTTGTCGGGGTTGCCGATGCCGTTGGAGCGCCTAGAGGGCACCCTGCGCTACGACCGAGCCAATGGCCTGTCTGGCGAAGATATCCGCGGCGCAGTCCTCGGTGGTGCCGTTGGGGTGCGTCTGACGCCGCTTTACGATCAGCGCGGCAAGGCAGTGACCTCTCAGCTCGAGGTCCGAGGGCGGTTCGATGTGGCAGAGGCCGTTCGCGCGATGCTGCCGGCGGTGGATGGATATCTGGAAGGCACGACGGAATACGTCGCGAGCCTTCGTCTGCCGCAGGCGAACGAAGATGTGCGTTCGCTGGTGATCGAGTCAGATCTTGTGGGCGCACTGATGGCCTTGCCGGCGCCCCTTGCCAAGCCCTTCGCCGAAGCGCTTCCCACGTCGGTGGAGATCAGCCATGCGGGTGATGGGACGGCTGGCCTCAGCCTGGCGATCGGGCAGCTGCTTCGCGCTCGCGTCGACGGCACCATGCAGGCTGGCGTGCTGTCGCTGGAGCGCGGTGCGGTGACCTTCGGAGGGGCGCCGCCGGTGCTGCCACAGGCGAGAGGGCTGGACGTTTCCGGAGCTATCGACGAGCTTGACCTGACCGGATGGGGGACGGTGTTGGCGCGCGTAGGGAGTGGCGCTGCGCTCGATGTCGAAGGAGCCTCCCCGCGAGGTGCGGACGTGTTGGTGCTCCCGCCCCTGAACGCGTTGGGTTTGGAGATCGCGCGCCTGCAGGTGGCCGGGCAGACGCTGGAGGACATGTCAGTGGCGCTTCGCAGCGGTGATGATCGTTGGGCTCTCGACCTGCGCAGCGAAGACGTGGCGGGCGAGATATTCGTGCCCACGCAGGTCGATAGTGGCCCCTTCGTGGCACGCTTCAGCAAGCTGCACCTGCCTGCGCCCCCAGTCCAAGCACCCAGTTCGATCACGGAGACCACCCCTGAGGCACCCGAGCAGCGAGTCGCAGCGCCAACCTCTGCCTCGCCTACACTCGACCCTCGACGCCTGCCCGCACTGGTGCTAGAGATCGATGATTTCGCTTGGCGACAGCTCGCCTTGGGCCGCGTGGCCCTAGAGCTGCAGGCGGTAGAGTCAGGTGTGCGCCTGCCGCACCTAACGGTAGAGGCGGAGAGCTACCGCCTGGAGGGTGAGGGCGAATGGCTGGCACGCGAGAGCAGCAAGCAAGCGTCATCGCTGACGCTCGCCATCGGTAGCACCGATCTCCTGTCAACCCTCGAGCGGCTCGGTTTCGCCGGATCGATGAGCGCGAGTGCCGCGAGTTTGGATGCGAACTTCCGCTGGACCGGCCCACCGCGTTTGGCTCTGGATGATGGGCTGGCCGGTGAAATCGCGGTGAAGATCGAATCGGGTCAGCTCATGAATGTGCGTCCGGGGGCGGGCAAGGTGTTCGGCCTGATGAGCGTGGCCGCCTTACCTAGGCGCCTAGAGTTGGATTTTCGGGATGTGTTCGATAAGGGTCTCGGTTTCGACGAGATCTCCGGCACCTTCACGATCGCCGACGGCGATGCCTATACCGACGACCTTCAGCTGCTCGGGCAAACCGCTGATGTGCGCATCAGCGGGCGGACGGGCCTGGTCAGTCGAGACTATGATCAGACTGCAGTGGTGGTGGCCAACGTGGGATCGCCCCTACCGGTCGCCGGCGCTCTCGCCGGTGGCCCGGTGGTCGGTGCGGCGCTTCTCATCTTCACCGAGCTGATGAAAGAGCCCCTGAAGGATCTGTCGCGTACGGAGTACCGGATCACCGGCCCTTGGGCGGAGCCGACCGTGCAGCGGGTGGCGCTGCCAAGCGCGCGCGGCGAGGCCGCGCGGCGCGAAGCGGATGAGAGCCCAGTGGCGCCCAGGCCACGCGGCCGCTGA
- a CDS encoding AraC family transcriptional regulator: MDGSAQPLIMSWRSTALALPLLCGAVCLGHLYARELERRSVGWLMVFFACATVTVIPQIIGFAGAYDRWPDLTFAPLDLAMWFGPTLYLHAHSLVHRKPPPWHWWLFAPGAAYVLYQSWAFLLLPDVPTKWAFNDAVHEPYVLPMVFLGALALVIFALVQIWRLRRSYLRWLADHHSDGDRFEPRWLLRFVLVGTPLAVVWALEYVLGSAFGLDYFERYWGNFAAVVLLFLLCSEALARIDAQFPKIDTKQASAPPTSEETRDWQAEGERLREAALAQGWHLQAGLSLQRLSRLFGMNQSYLSRTLNQGLEQTFSQFVNGLRVEHAKSLLSNPNLSLLEIAHDSGFGSKASFNRAFREHAGTTPSQMRQELTSQRSETRPNTG, translated from the coding sequence GTGGACGGCTCGGCACAACCGCTCATCATGAGCTGGCGCAGCACTGCCCTAGCGCTGCCCCTGTTGTGTGGCGCCGTGTGCCTAGGGCACCTCTATGCGAGAGAGCTAGAGCGGCGTTCCGTCGGCTGGCTGATGGTCTTTTTCGCTTGCGCCACCGTGACGGTGATACCTCAGATCATTGGCTTCGCTGGCGCTTACGATCGATGGCCCGACCTTACCTTCGCGCCGCTCGATTTGGCTATGTGGTTTGGTCCCACGCTGTACCTGCACGCCCACAGCCTCGTCCACCGCAAGCCCCCGCCGTGGCATTGGTGGCTGTTCGCTCCAGGCGCCGCCTATGTTCTCTACCAGAGTTGGGCCTTCCTACTGCTGCCCGACGTACCGACCAAATGGGCCTTCAACGACGCTGTGCACGAGCCCTACGTGCTGCCCATGGTATTCCTCGGGGCGCTCGCCCTGGTGATCTTCGCACTGGTACAGATCTGGAGGCTGCGGCGAAGCTACCTGCGCTGGTTGGCGGATCATCACTCCGACGGCGATCGCTTCGAGCCACGCTGGCTCCTGCGCTTCGTGCTTGTCGGCACGCCACTGGCGGTGGTGTGGGCGCTGGAGTACGTGCTCGGCAGCGCCTTCGGACTGGACTACTTCGAGCGCTACTGGGGCAACTTCGCTGCCGTCGTCCTGCTGTTCCTTCTCTGCAGCGAAGCGCTGGCACGCATCGACGCGCAGTTTCCAAAGATCGACACCAAGCAGGCAAGCGCCCCGCCAACCAGCGAGGAAACTAGAGACTGGCAGGCCGAGGGGGAACGCTTGCGCGAGGCCGCCTTGGCCCAGGGGTGGCATCTGCAGGCGGGTCTCTCGCTGCAACGCCTGTCGCGACTATTTGGCATGAACCAGTCCTACCTCTCGCGCACGCTCAATCAAGGGCTGGAGCAAACCTTCTCCCAATTCGTGAACGGCCTGCGCGTGGAGCATGCGAAATCCCTGCTGAGCAACCCCAACCTGTCTTTGCTCGAGATCGCCCACGACAGCGGCTTCGGTTCGAAGGCCAGCTTCAATCGTGCCTTTCGCGAGCATGCAGGCACCACACCTAGCCAAATGCGCCAAGAGTTGACGTCTCAAAGGAGCGAAACGCGTCCGAATACCGGGTGA
- a CDS encoding S41 family peptidase, producing MTRRSSPSALRTVLLCLALVGMNHLTATADIPGDRQLSADQVVADVALAERAYARVHPGYTRYADEDTLADAWEALRVHAQKEGGMRTSALYLAISRILPLIRCDHTKAELPVALREGRSAAPLYLPLRWQWVDERALVRYAPPTLGIDAGDELLAIDGVPIIQRVAEVAALVPVDGYTDHARAGEMGASLEFMGGAVEHFGALLRPPQVTARLTVQGPEGVERTVDVARVDHSAWTAIGTAQGRARNFKDAVTFERIGDTAAYLRVDTFVNYRDPVDPHSLYAPIFRSLVDEARETLILDLRRNGGGSNDAAQGLLAYLIESPMRMHTDMRVATLDLDDLRDHLSTWDKRALKPNRLGFRKREDGTYSLRTFVSDDLKRIKPRRPSFRGRLLVLIGADNSSGSTNLSAILAEQDRTTLIGEATGGSAEGPTAGLLFTLTLPNSGIRTRLPFFRYRNNVSSFEPGMGLAPDIAAPQTFAIARAGGDPAMEAALELIER from the coding sequence ATGACGCGTCGTTCTTCCCCTAGCGCGCTGCGCACGGTGCTACTTTGCTTGGCCTTAGTCGGCATGAACCACCTAACCGCCACGGCGGACATTCCTGGCGATAGGCAACTAAGTGCGGATCAAGTCGTGGCCGACGTCGCCCTAGCCGAGCGCGCTTACGCAAGGGTTCATCCGGGATACACACGGTATGCGGATGAGGACACGCTAGCGGATGCGTGGGAGGCGCTGCGCGTCCACGCCCAAAAGGAAGGCGGCATGCGCACCTCCGCGCTCTACCTGGCTATCTCGCGCATCCTGCCCCTGATCCGCTGCGACCACACTAAAGCGGAGCTGCCCGTTGCCCTGCGCGAGGGGCGATCCGCAGCTCCCTTGTACCTACCGCTGCGCTGGCAGTGGGTCGATGAGCGGGCGCTGGTGCGCTACGCGCCACCAACCCTCGGCATCGACGCGGGGGATGAGCTGCTCGCGATCGATGGCGTACCCATAATCCAACGCGTGGCCGAGGTGGCAGCCCTTGTGCCCGTGGACGGCTACACCGACCACGCGCGCGCCGGCGAGATGGGGGCGTCCTTGGAGTTCATGGGAGGCGCGGTGGAACACTTCGGAGCCCTGCTGCGCCCCCCTCAGGTCACCGCGCGGTTGACCGTGCAAGGCCCTGAAGGGGTTGAGCGCACGGTAGACGTGGCACGTGTCGATCACAGCGCCTGGACCGCCATCGGCACGGCGCAAGGCCGCGCACGCAACTTTAAAGATGCGGTCACCTTCGAGCGTATCGGAGACACTGCGGCGTACCTGCGCGTCGACACCTTCGTCAACTACCGCGACCCCGTCGATCCACACTCGCTATACGCACCGATCTTCCGATCGCTCGTGGATGAAGCGCGCGAGACCTTGATACTCGACCTCAGGCGCAACGGCGGTGGCTCCAACGACGCCGCACAGGGCCTGCTCGCCTACCTGATCGAGAGCCCCATGCGCATGCACACGGACATGCGGGTGGCGACCCTCGATCTTGACGATCTACGCGACCACCTGAGCACCTGGGACAAGCGCGCCCTTAAGCCGAACCGCTTGGGCTTCCGCAAGCGGGAGGACGGCACTTACTCCCTGCGCACCTTTGTCTCCGACGACCTCAAACGCATCAAGCCGCGTCGACCCTCCTTTAGAGGAAGGCTCCTGGTGCTGATCGGCGCGGACAATTCCTCTGGTAGCACCAACCTGTCGGCGATCCTCGCCGAGCAGGACCGCACGACGCTCATCGGCGAAGCCACGGGGGGCAGCGCGGAGGGACCGACGGCGGGACTGCTATTCACTCTTACCCTACCGAATAGCGGCATTCGCACGCGCCTGCCGTTCTTCCGCTACAGAAACAACGTCAGCAGCTTTGAGCCTGGCATGGGACTGGCGCCAGACATCGCGGCTCCACAGACCTTCGCGATCGCGCGTGCGGGAGGCGACCCGGCGATGGAGGCCGCCCTAGAGCTCATCGAGCGCTGA
- a CDS encoding nucleoside triphosphate pyrophosphatase has translation MHADDVGFDVWLASASPRRATLLSQLGLRSRQYPVDVDESAHEGEDAADYVRRVTALKLETAVSRLSDEQADPSEPVLAADTAVVLDGEALGKPRDRTHALGMLKRLSGRPHQVFTHVAVADCSGAVHRATSVTQVCFRTVEEPEWVRYWASGEPCDKAGAYAIQGLGAAFIERIDGSYSGVMGLPLFETVQLLAKVGVRIV, from the coding sequence ATGCACGCTGACGATGTCGGATTCGATGTATGGCTAGCGTCGGCGTCGCCCCGGCGTGCCACTCTTCTCTCCCAGCTCGGTTTGCGTTCGCGTCAATACCCGGTAGATGTCGACGAATCCGCTCACGAGGGCGAGGATGCTGCAGATTACGTTAGGCGTGTAACAGCGCTGAAGTTGGAGACAGCTGTGTCGCGCCTGTCGGATGAGCAGGCTGACCCTTCGGAGCCGGTGCTAGCGGCCGATACAGCAGTAGTGCTCGACGGCGAGGCCTTAGGGAAGCCGCGCGACCGAACCCACGCCCTGGGGATGCTTAAGCGCTTGTCCGGGCGCCCGCACCAGGTCTTTACGCACGTGGCAGTGGCGGACTGTTCGGGCGCCGTCCATCGGGCGACGTCGGTCACGCAGGTGTGCTTTCGCACCGTTGAAGAGCCCGAGTGGGTGCGCTACTGGGCGAGTGGTGAGCCTTGCGACAAGGCCGGTGCCTACGCAATTCAGGGCCTCGGCGCCGCGTTCATTGAGCGCATTGATGGGAGCTATTCGGGAGTGATGGGCTTGCCCCTGTTCGAGACCGTCCAGTTGCTCGCCAAAGTGGGAGTTCGCATTGTCTGA
- the tldD gene encoding metalloprotease TldD, with translation MTDATLETARRTLLAPSGLDETRLERLLGGMLDRQVDYADVYLQASRSEGWSLEDGMVKDASHSIDHGAGLRAVSAEKTGFAYSDEIAPKALEQAGRAARAIAAAGDAGAVQAWRSPDRPQLYVPVDPLDTLSDDAKVALLEDIDKRTRALDPRVRQVMVSLSGELETMLVAATDGTFAADVRPLVRFNVTVIAESDGRREVGSAGGGGRFGYDYFVTDDRAMDYARRAVEQALVNLEAEEAPAGTMTVVLGPGWPGVLLHEAIGHGLEGDFNRKKTSAFAGRLGEQVASPLCTVVDQGNIPDRRGSLNVDDEGTPTGETVLIENGILRGYMQDKMNARLMGMKPTGNGRRESFAHVPMPRMTNTFMLSGKHDPEEILASVDRGLYASNFGGGQVDITSGKFVFSASEAWLIEDGKLTRPVKGATLIGNGPDVLTRVSMVGNDMALDRGVGVCGKEGQSVPVGVGQPTLKIDGLTVGGTG, from the coding sequence ATGACTGACGCTACGCTGGAGACCGCACGGCGCACGCTGCTGGCGCCGTCCGGCCTCGATGAGACCCGGCTAGAAAGGCTGCTGGGAGGCATGCTAGATCGGCAGGTGGACTACGCCGATGTGTACCTGCAAGCCTCGCGTAGCGAGGGTTGGTCGCTTGAGGACGGCATGGTCAAGGACGCCAGCCACAGCATCGATCACGGCGCGGGACTACGCGCAGTGAGCGCGGAGAAGACCGGCTTTGCCTATTCGGATGAAATCGCGCCGAAGGCGCTGGAGCAGGCTGGACGCGCGGCCCGCGCCATTGCCGCAGCGGGCGACGCCGGCGCCGTGCAGGCGTGGCGCTCGCCCGATCGTCCGCAGCTCTACGTGCCCGTCGATCCCCTCGATACGCTCTCGGACGATGCCAAGGTGGCCTTGCTCGAGGACATCGACAAGCGTACCCGAGCTCTGGATCCGCGCGTGCGGCAGGTGATGGTGAGCCTATCCGGCGAGTTGGAGACCATGTTGGTTGCTGCCACCGACGGCACCTTTGCGGCGGATGTCCGACCCCTGGTGCGCTTCAACGTCACCGTCATCGCCGAGAGCGACGGGCGGCGAGAGGTCGGCAGTGCCGGCGGTGGTGGACGTTTTGGCTACGACTACTTCGTGACCGACGATCGCGCCATGGACTACGCGCGCCGTGCCGTAGAGCAGGCGCTGGTGAATCTCGAGGCCGAGGAGGCACCTGCGGGCACCATGACCGTGGTGCTGGGCCCAGGCTGGCCGGGCGTGCTGCTGCACGAAGCGATTGGGCATGGCCTGGAAGGCGACTTCAACCGGAAGAAAACCTCAGCCTTCGCTGGTCGTCTCGGCGAGCAGGTCGCCTCTCCCCTGTGCACCGTGGTGGATCAGGGCAACATCCCCGATCGTCGCGGCTCTCTCAATGTCGATGACGAAGGAACGCCAACCGGCGAAACCGTGTTGATCGAGAACGGCATTCTGCGCGGCTATATGCAGGACAAGATGAACGCGCGCCTGATGGGCATGAAGCCGACGGGGAACGGACGCCGCGAGTCCTTCGCGCACGTGCCCATGCCGCGCATGACCAACACCTTTATGCTCTCCGGTAAACACGATCCTGAGGAGATCCTCGCCTCCGTCGATCGCGGCCTCTACGCCAGCAACTTCGGCGGCGGTCAGGTGGACATTACCTCGGGCAAATTCGTCTTCTCCGCCAGCGAGGCCTGGCTGATCGAAGACGGCAAGCTCACTCGCCCCGTGAAGGGCGCAACCCTGATCGGTAACGGCCCGGACGTGCTGACGCGGGTGAGCATGGTGGGTAACGATATGGCCCTCGATCGTGGTGTGGGCGTGTGTGGAAAGGAAGGGCAAAGCGTGCCCGTCGGCGTGGGTCAACCCACTTTGAAGATCGATGGTCTAACCGTGGGTGGGACGGGCTAA
- the rlmH gene encoding 23S rRNA (pseudouridine(1915)-N(3))-methyltransferase RlmH, whose translation MRMRLLAVGTRMPAWVNIAVDEYRRRFPRDLSLELVEIAPGARGGTRYDAAKAMGQEAQRLTAKLDSRDHVVALEVDGRQLDTQALAKWLQGRREQGQDLAFLIGGADGLDCSLTSRIQERLSLSPLTLPHAIARVVLIEQLYRAWTITAGHPYHRAAAASAISR comes from the coding sequence ATGCGCATGCGTCTCCTCGCCGTGGGCACGCGCATGCCCGCCTGGGTCAACATCGCAGTCGACGAGTACCGTCGTCGCTTTCCCCGCGACCTATCCCTAGAGCTCGTGGAGATAGCTCCCGGCGCGCGCGGCGGAACACGCTACGATGCGGCCAAGGCGATGGGGCAAGAGGCACAACGGCTCACCGCCAAGCTTGATTCGCGAGACCACGTGGTGGCTCTAGAAGTTGATGGGCGCCAGCTCGACACGCAAGCCCTGGCCAAGTGGCTACAAGGGCGGCGCGAGCAGGGCCAAGATCTAGCGTTTCTGATCGGCGGTGCCGACGGCCTTGACTGTTCATTAACATCGCGTATTCAGGAGCGCCTGTCTCTGTCCCCCCTGACCCTGCCCCACGCGATCGCCAGAGTCGTGCTGATCGAGCAGCTTTATCGCGCCTGGACGATTACCGCGGGTCACCCGTACCATCGCGCGGCGGCGGCCAGTGCCATATCGCGGTGA